A stretch of the Pan troglodytes isolate AG18354 chromosome 20, NHGRI_mPanTro3-v2.0_pri, whole genome shotgun sequence genome encodes the following:
- the HSD11B1L gene encoding hydroxysteroid 11-beta-dehydrogenase 1-like protein isoform X4, whose translation MKVLLLTGLGALFFAYYWDDNFDPASLQGARVLLTGANAGVGEELAYHYARLGSHLVLTAHTEALLQKQVRWRGKRCCRGEAHGQLWPPQVVGNCRKLGAPKVFYIAADMASPEAPESVVQFALDKLGGLDYLVLNHIGGAPAGTRARSPQATRWLMQVNFVSYVQLTSRALPSLTDSKGSLVVVSSLLGRVPTSFSTPYSAAKFALDGFFGSLRRELDVQDVNVAITMCVLGLRDRASAAEAVRVGPK comes from the exons ATGAAGGTGCTTCTCCTCACAGGGCTGGGGGCCCTGTTCTTCGCCTATTATTGGGATGACAACTTTGACCCAG CCAGCCTCCAGGGAGCGCGAGTGCTGCTGACAGGGGCCAATGCTGGTGTTGGTGAGGAGCTGGCCTATCACTACGCGCGTCTGGGCTCCCACCTGGTGCTCACTGCCCACACTGAGGCTCTCCTGCAGAAG CAGGTGCGGTGGAGGGGGAAGCGCTGCTGTAGAGGAGAGGCCCACGGGCAGCTCTGGCCCCCCCAGGTGGTAGGGAACTGCCGGAAGCTGGGCGCCCCCAAGGTCTTCTACATCGCGGCGGacatggcctcccctgaggcgcCCGAGAGCGTGGTGCAGTTTGCGCTGGACAAGCTGG GCGGGCTGGACTACCTCGTGCTGAACCACATCGGCGGCGCCCCGGCCGGCACGCGAGCCCGCAGCCCCCAGGCAACTCGCTGGCTCATGCAG GTAAACTTTGTGAGCTACGTGCAACTGACGTCGCGGGCGCTGCCCAGCCTGACAGACAGCAAGGGCTCCCTGGTGGTGGTGTCCTCGCTGCTCG GCCGCGTGCCCACGTCGTTCTCCACTCCGTACTCGGCGGCCAAGTTTGCGCTGGACGGCTTCTTCGGCTCCCTGCGGCGGGAGCTGGACGTGCAGGACGTGAACGTGGCCATCACCATGTGCGTCCTGGGCCTCCGAGATCGCGCCTCCGCCGCCGAGGCAGTCAG GGTCGGCCCGAAATAG
- the HSD11B1L gene encoding hydroxysteroid 11-beta-dehydrogenase 1-like protein isoform X13, which translates to MKVLLLTGLGALFFAYYWDDNFDPGGLDYLVLNHIGGAPAGTRARSPQATRWLMQVNFVSYVQLTSRALPSLTDSKGSLVVVSSLLGRVPTSFSTPYSAAKFALDGFFGSLRRELDVQDVNVAITMCVLGLRDRASAAEAVRSSTSRPRLQPEHRGVPLQSQTAMFLPPTVPGARTLTETPLRGWPQPKMKSSRQKSKTEKNDGHLEPVTAWEVQVPRVRRLCRGLARPHLFGHD; encoded by the exons ATGAAGGTGCTTCTCCTCACAGGGCTGGGGGCCCTGTTCTTCGCCTATTATTGGGATGACAACTTTGACCCAG GCGGGCTGGACTACCTCGTGCTGAACCACATCGGCGGCGCCCCGGCCGGCACGCGAGCCCGCAGCCCCCAGGCAACTCGCTGGCTCATGCAG GTAAACTTTGTGAGCTACGTGCAACTGACGTCGCGGGCGCTGCCCAGCCTGACAGACAGCAAGGGCTCCCTGGTGGTGGTGTCCTCGCTGCTCG GCCGCGTGCCCACGTCGTTCTCCACTCCGTACTCGGCGGCCAAGTTTGCGCTGGACGGCTTCTTCGGCTCCCTGCGGCGGGAGCTGGACGTGCAGGACGTGAACGTGGCCATCACCATGTGCGTCCTGGGCCTCCGAGATCGCGCCTCCGCCGCCGAGGCAGTCAG GAGCTCAACGTCACGGCCGCGGCTGCAGCCTGAGCACCGGGGGGTGCCCCTCCAGTCCCAGACGGCAATGTTCCTCCCTCCAACTGTCCCTGGAGCCAGAACACTCACAGAGACACCCCTGAGAGGGTGGCCACAGCCCAAAATgaagtcatcaagacagaaaagcAAAACCGAGAAAAACGACGGGCACCTGGAACCAGTCACGGCTTGGGAGGTGCAGGTGCCCCGTGTTAGGCGCCTTTGTCGGGGACTTGCAAGGCCTCACCTGTTTGGCCATGATTGA
- the HSD11B1L gene encoding hydroxysteroid 11-beta-dehydrogenase 1-like protein isoform X3 yields MKVLLLTGLGALFFAYYWDDNFDPASLQGARVLLTGANAGVGEELAYHYARLGSHLVLTAHTEALLQKVVGNCRKLGAPKVFYIAADMASPEAPESVVQFALDKLGGLDYLVLNHIGGAPAGTRARSPQATRWLMQVNFVSYVQLTSRALPSLTDSKGSLVVVSSLLGRVPTSFSTPYSAAKFALDGFFGSLRRELDVQDVNVAITMCVLGLRDRASAAEAVRGVTRVKAAPGPKAALAVIRGGATRAAGVFYPWRFRLLCLLRRWLPRPRAWFIRQELNVTAAAAA; encoded by the exons ATGAAGGTGCTTCTCCTCACAGGGCTGGGGGCCCTGTTCTTCGCCTATTATTGGGATGACAACTTTGACCCAG CCAGCCTCCAGGGAGCGCGAGTGCTGCTGACAGGGGCCAATGCTGGTGTTGGTGAGGAGCTGGCCTATCACTACGCGCGTCTGGGCTCCCACCTGGTGCTCACTGCCCACACTGAGGCTCTCCTGCAGAAG GTGGTAGGGAACTGCCGGAAGCTGGGCGCCCCCAAGGTCTTCTACATCGCGGCGGacatggcctcccctgaggcgcCCGAGAGCGTGGTGCAGTTTGCGCTGGACAAGCTGG GCGGGCTGGACTACCTCGTGCTGAACCACATCGGCGGCGCCCCGGCCGGCACGCGAGCCCGCAGCCCCCAGGCAACTCGCTGGCTCATGCAG GTAAACTTTGTGAGCTACGTGCAACTGACGTCGCGGGCGCTGCCCAGCCTGACAGACAGCAAGGGCTCCCTGGTGGTGGTGTCCTCGCTGCTCG GCCGCGTGCCCACGTCGTTCTCCACTCCGTACTCGGCGGCCAAGTTTGCGCTGGACGGCTTCTTCGGCTCCCTGCGGCGGGAGCTGGACGTGCAGGACGTGAACGTGGCCATCACCATGTGCGTCCTGGGCCTCCGAGATCGCGCCTCCGCCGCCGAGGCAGTCAG GGGAGTCACGAGGGTCAAGGCGGCCCCGGGGCCCAAGGCAGCCCTGGCCGTGATCCGCGGCGGCGCCACGCGCGCGGCCGGCGTCTTCTACCCGTGGCGTTTCCGCCTGCTGTGCTTGCTCCGGCGCTGGCTGCCGCGCCCGCGGGCCTGGTTTATCCGCCAGGAGCTCAACGTCACGGCCGCGGCTGCAGCCTGA
- the HSD11B1L gene encoding hydroxysteroid 11-beta-dehydrogenase 1-like protein isoform X11, with product MANLGTLQPLPPRFKRFSCLSLPSIWITGMPVPATSVPCPSAGPQRTMKVLLLTGLGALFFAYYWDDNFDPASLQGARVLLTGANAGVGEELAYHYARLGSHLVLTAHTEALLQKVVGNCRKLGAPKVFYIAADMASPEAPESVVQFALDKLGGLDYLVLNHIGGAPAGTRARSPQATRWLMQVNFVSYVQLTSRALPSLTDSKGSLVVVSSLLGRVPTSFSTPYSAAKFALDGFFGSLRRELDVQDVNVAITMCVLGLRDRASAAEAVRGVTRVKAAPGPKAALAVIRGGATRAAGVFYPWRFRLLCLLRRWLPRPRAWFIRQELNVTAAAAA from the exons atggcaaatctcggcacactgcaacctctacctcccaggttcaagcgattctcctgcctcagcctcccaagtatctggattacaggcat GCCTGTGCCGGCCACCTCTGTCCCCTGTCCCTCTGCAGGCCCACAGAGGACCATGAAGGTGCTTCTCCTCACAGGGCTGGGGGCCCTGTTCTTCGCCTATTATTGGGATGACAACTTTGACCCAG CCAGCCTCCAGGGAGCGCGAGTGCTGCTGACAGGGGCCAATGCTGGTGTTGGTGAGGAGCTGGCCTATCACTACGCGCGTCTGGGCTCCCACCTGGTGCTCACTGCCCACACTGAGGCTCTCCTGCAGAAG GTGGTAGGGAACTGCCGGAAGCTGGGCGCCCCCAAGGTCTTCTACATCGCGGCGGacatggcctcccctgaggcgcCCGAGAGCGTGGTGCAGTTTGCGCTGGACAAGCTGG GCGGGCTGGACTACCTCGTGCTGAACCACATCGGCGGCGCCCCGGCCGGCACGCGAGCCCGCAGCCCCCAGGCAACTCGCTGGCTCATGCAG GTAAACTTTGTGAGCTACGTGCAACTGACGTCGCGGGCGCTGCCCAGCCTGACAGACAGCAAGGGCTCCCTGGTGGTGGTGTCCTCGCTGCTCG GCCGCGTGCCCACGTCGTTCTCCACTCCGTACTCGGCGGCCAAGTTTGCGCTGGACGGCTTCTTCGGCTCCCTGCGGCGGGAGCTGGACGTGCAGGACGTGAACGTGGCCATCACCATGTGCGTCCTGGGCCTCCGAGATCGCGCCTCCGCCGCCGAGGCAGTCAG GGGAGTCACGAGGGTCAAGGCGGCCCCGGGGCCCAAGGCAGCCCTGGCCGTGATCCGCGGCGGCGCCACGCGCGCGGCCGGCGTCTTCTACCCGTGGCGTTTCCGCCTGCTGTGCTTGCTCCGGCGCTGGCTGCCGCGCCCGCGGGCCTGGTTTATCCGCCAGGAGCTCAACGTCACGGCCGCGGCTGCAGCCTGA
- the HSD11B1L gene encoding hydroxysteroid 11-beta-dehydrogenase 1-like protein isoform X10, translating to MQVNFVSYVQLTSRALPSLTDSKGSLVVVSSLLGRVPTSFSTPYSAAKFALDGFFGSLRRELDVQDVNVAITMCVLGLRDRASAAEAVRGVTRVKAAPGPKAALAVIRGGATRAAGVFYPWRFRLLCLLRRWLPRPRAWFIRQELNVTAAAAA from the exons ATGCAG GTAAACTTTGTGAGCTACGTGCAACTGACGTCGCGGGCGCTGCCCAGCCTGACAGACAGCAAGGGCTCCCTGGTGGTGGTGTCCTCGCTGCTCG GCCGCGTGCCCACGTCGTTCTCCACTCCGTACTCGGCGGCCAAGTTTGCGCTGGACGGCTTCTTCGGCTCCCTGCGGCGGGAGCTGGACGTGCAGGACGTGAACGTGGCCATCACCATGTGCGTCCTGGGCCTCCGAGATCGCGCCTCCGCCGCCGAGGCAGTCAG GGGAGTCACGAGGGTCAAGGCGGCCCCGGGGCCCAAGGCAGCCCTGGCCGTGATCCGCGGCGGCGCCACGCGCGCGGCCGGCGTCTTCTACCCGTGGCGTTTCCGCCTGCTGTGCTTGCTCCGGCGCTGGCTGCCGCGCCCGCGGGCCTGGTTTATCCGCCAGGAGCTCAACGTCACGGCCGCGGCTGCAGCCTGA
- the HSD11B1L gene encoding hydroxysteroid 11-beta-dehydrogenase 1-like protein isoform X1 translates to MKVLLLTGLGALFFAYYWDDNFDPASLQGARVLLTGANAGVGEELAYHYARLGSHLVLTAHTEALLQKQVRWRGKRCCRGEAHGQLWPPQVVGNCRKLGAPKVFYIAADMASPEAPESVVQFALDKLGGLDYLVLNHIGGAPAGTRARSPQATRWLMQVNFVSYVQLTSRALPSLTDSKGSLVVVSSLLGRVPTSFSTPYSAAKFALDGFFGSLRRELDVQDVNVAITMCVLGLRDRASAAEAVRGVTRVKAAPGPKAALAVIRGGATRAAGVFYPWRFRLLCLLRRWLPRPRAWFIRQELNVTAAAAA, encoded by the exons ATGAAGGTGCTTCTCCTCACAGGGCTGGGGGCCCTGTTCTTCGCCTATTATTGGGATGACAACTTTGACCCAG CCAGCCTCCAGGGAGCGCGAGTGCTGCTGACAGGGGCCAATGCTGGTGTTGGTGAGGAGCTGGCCTATCACTACGCGCGTCTGGGCTCCCACCTGGTGCTCACTGCCCACACTGAGGCTCTCCTGCAGAAG CAGGTGCGGTGGAGGGGGAAGCGCTGCTGTAGAGGAGAGGCCCACGGGCAGCTCTGGCCCCCCCAGGTGGTAGGGAACTGCCGGAAGCTGGGCGCCCCCAAGGTCTTCTACATCGCGGCGGacatggcctcccctgaggcgcCCGAGAGCGTGGTGCAGTTTGCGCTGGACAAGCTGG GCGGGCTGGACTACCTCGTGCTGAACCACATCGGCGGCGCCCCGGCCGGCACGCGAGCCCGCAGCCCCCAGGCAACTCGCTGGCTCATGCAG GTAAACTTTGTGAGCTACGTGCAACTGACGTCGCGGGCGCTGCCCAGCCTGACAGACAGCAAGGGCTCCCTGGTGGTGGTGTCCTCGCTGCTCG GCCGCGTGCCCACGTCGTTCTCCACTCCGTACTCGGCGGCCAAGTTTGCGCTGGACGGCTTCTTCGGCTCCCTGCGGCGGGAGCTGGACGTGCAGGACGTGAACGTGGCCATCACCATGTGCGTCCTGGGCCTCCGAGATCGCGCCTCCGCCGCCGAGGCAGTCAG GGGAGTCACGAGGGTCAAGGCGGCCCCGGGGCCCAAGGCAGCCCTGGCCGTGATCCGCGGCGGCGCCACGCGCGCGGCCGGCGTCTTCTACCCGTGGCGTTTCCGCCTGCTGTGCTTGCTCCGGCGCTGGCTGCCGCGCCCGCGGGCCTGGTTTATCCGCCAGGAGCTCAACGTCACGGCCGCGGCTGCAGCCTGA
- the HSD11B1L gene encoding hydroxysteroid 11-beta-dehydrogenase 1-like protein isoform X8: MKVLLLTGLGALFFAYYWDDNFDPGGLDYLVLNHIGGAPAGTRARSPQATRWLMQVNFVSYVQLTSRALPSLTDSKGSLVVVSSLLGRVPTSFSTPYSAAKFALDGFFGSLRRELDVQDVNVAITMCVLGLRDRASAAEAVRGVTRVKAAPGPKAALAVIRGGATRAAGVFYPWRFRLLCLLRRWLPRPRAWFIRQELNVTAAAAA; this comes from the exons ATGAAGGTGCTTCTCCTCACAGGGCTGGGGGCCCTGTTCTTCGCCTATTATTGGGATGACAACTTTGACCCAG GCGGGCTGGACTACCTCGTGCTGAACCACATCGGCGGCGCCCCGGCCGGCACGCGAGCCCGCAGCCCCCAGGCAACTCGCTGGCTCATGCAG GTAAACTTTGTGAGCTACGTGCAACTGACGTCGCGGGCGCTGCCCAGCCTGACAGACAGCAAGGGCTCCCTGGTGGTGGTGTCCTCGCTGCTCG GCCGCGTGCCCACGTCGTTCTCCACTCCGTACTCGGCGGCCAAGTTTGCGCTGGACGGCTTCTTCGGCTCCCTGCGGCGGGAGCTGGACGTGCAGGACGTGAACGTGGCCATCACCATGTGCGTCCTGGGCCTCCGAGATCGCGCCTCCGCCGCCGAGGCAGTCAG GGGAGTCACGAGGGTCAAGGCGGCCCCGGGGCCCAAGGCAGCCCTGGCCGTGATCCGCGGCGGCGCCACGCGCGCGGCCGGCGTCTTCTACCCGTGGCGTTTCCGCCTGCTGTGCTTGCTCCGGCGCTGGCTGCCGCGCCCGCGGGCCTGGTTTATCCGCCAGGAGCTCAACGTCACGGCCGCGGCTGCAGCCTGA
- the HSD11B1L gene encoding hydroxysteroid 11-beta-dehydrogenase 1-like protein isoform X2, which yields MKVLLLTGLGALFFAYYWDDNFDPASLQGARVLLTGANAGVGEELAYHYARLGSHLVLTAHTEALLQKVRWRGKRCCRGEAHGQLWPPQVVGNCRKLGAPKVFYIAADMASPEAPESVVQFALDKLGGLDYLVLNHIGGAPAGTRARSPQATRWLMQVNFVSYVQLTSRALPSLTDSKGSLVVVSSLLGRVPTSFSTPYSAAKFALDGFFGSLRRELDVQDVNVAITMCVLGLRDRASAAEAVRGVTRVKAAPGPKAALAVIRGGATRAAGVFYPWRFRLLCLLRRWLPRPRAWFIRQELNVTAAAAA from the exons ATGAAGGTGCTTCTCCTCACAGGGCTGGGGGCCCTGTTCTTCGCCTATTATTGGGATGACAACTTTGACCCAG CCAGCCTCCAGGGAGCGCGAGTGCTGCTGACAGGGGCCAATGCTGGTGTTGGTGAGGAGCTGGCCTATCACTACGCGCGTCTGGGCTCCCACCTGGTGCTCACTGCCCACACTGAGGCTCTCCTGCAGAAG GTGCGGTGGAGGGGGAAGCGCTGCTGTAGAGGAGAGGCCCACGGGCAGCTCTGGCCCCCCCAGGTGGTAGGGAACTGCCGGAAGCTGGGCGCCCCCAAGGTCTTCTACATCGCGGCGGacatggcctcccctgaggcgcCCGAGAGCGTGGTGCAGTTTGCGCTGGACAAGCTGG GCGGGCTGGACTACCTCGTGCTGAACCACATCGGCGGCGCCCCGGCCGGCACGCGAGCCCGCAGCCCCCAGGCAACTCGCTGGCTCATGCAG GTAAACTTTGTGAGCTACGTGCAACTGACGTCGCGGGCGCTGCCCAGCCTGACAGACAGCAAGGGCTCCCTGGTGGTGGTGTCCTCGCTGCTCG GCCGCGTGCCCACGTCGTTCTCCACTCCGTACTCGGCGGCCAAGTTTGCGCTGGACGGCTTCTTCGGCTCCCTGCGGCGGGAGCTGGACGTGCAGGACGTGAACGTGGCCATCACCATGTGCGTCCTGGGCCTCCGAGATCGCGCCTCCGCCGCCGAGGCAGTCAG GGGAGTCACGAGGGTCAAGGCGGCCCCGGGGCCCAAGGCAGCCCTGGCCGTGATCCGCGGCGGCGCCACGCGCGCGGCCGGCGTCTTCTACCCGTGGCGTTTCCGCCTGCTGTGCTTGCTCCGGCGCTGGCTGCCGCGCCCGCGGGCCTGGTTTATCCGCCAGGAGCTCAACGTCACGGCCGCGGCTGCAGCCTGA
- the HSD11B1L gene encoding hydroxysteroid 11-beta-dehydrogenase 1-like protein isoform X7, producing the protein MTTLTQVVGNCRKLGAPKVFYIAADMASPEAPESVVQFALDKLGGLDYLVLNHIGGAPAGTRARSPQATRWLMQVNFVSYVQLTSRALPSLTDSKGSLVVVSSLLGRVPTSFSTPYSAAKFALDGFFGSLRRELDVQDVNVAITMCVLGLRDRASAAEAVRGVTRVKAAPGPKAALAVIRGGATRAAGVFYPWRFRLLCLLRRWLPRPRAWFIRQELNVTAAAAA; encoded by the exons ATGACAACTTTGACCCAG GTGGTAGGGAACTGCCGGAAGCTGGGCGCCCCCAAGGTCTTCTACATCGCGGCGGacatggcctcccctgaggcgcCCGAGAGCGTGGTGCAGTTTGCGCTGGACAAGCTGG GCGGGCTGGACTACCTCGTGCTGAACCACATCGGCGGCGCCCCGGCCGGCACGCGAGCCCGCAGCCCCCAGGCAACTCGCTGGCTCATGCAG GTAAACTTTGTGAGCTACGTGCAACTGACGTCGCGGGCGCTGCCCAGCCTGACAGACAGCAAGGGCTCCCTGGTGGTGGTGTCCTCGCTGCTCG GCCGCGTGCCCACGTCGTTCTCCACTCCGTACTCGGCGGCCAAGTTTGCGCTGGACGGCTTCTTCGGCTCCCTGCGGCGGGAGCTGGACGTGCAGGACGTGAACGTGGCCATCACCATGTGCGTCCTGGGCCTCCGAGATCGCGCCTCCGCCGCCGAGGCAGTCAG GGGAGTCACGAGGGTCAAGGCGGCCCCGGGGCCCAAGGCAGCCCTGGCCGTGATCCGCGGCGGCGCCACGCGCGCGGCCGGCGTCTTCTACCCGTGGCGTTTCCGCCTGCTGTGCTTGCTCCGGCGCTGGCTGCCGCGCCCGCGGGCCTGGTTTATCCGCCAGGAGCTCAACGTCACGGCCGCGGCTGCAGCCTGA
- the HSD11B1L gene encoding hydroxysteroid 11-beta-dehydrogenase 1-like protein isoform X9 encodes MASPEAPESVVQFALDKLGGLDYLVLNHIGGAPAGTRARSPQATRWLMQVNFVSYVQLTSRALPSLTDSKGSLVVVSSLLGRVPTSFSTPYSAAKFALDGFFGSLRRELDVQDVNVAITMCVLGLRDRASAAEAVRGVTRVKAAPGPKAALAVIRGGATRAAGVFYPWRFRLLCLLRRWLPRPRAWFIRQELNVTAAAAA; translated from the exons atggcctcccctgaggcgcCCGAGAGCGTGGTGCAGTTTGCGCTGGACAAGCTGG GCGGGCTGGACTACCTCGTGCTGAACCACATCGGCGGCGCCCCGGCCGGCACGCGAGCCCGCAGCCCCCAGGCAACTCGCTGGCTCATGCAG GTAAACTTTGTGAGCTACGTGCAACTGACGTCGCGGGCGCTGCCCAGCCTGACAGACAGCAAGGGCTCCCTGGTGGTGGTGTCCTCGCTGCTCG GCCGCGTGCCCACGTCGTTCTCCACTCCGTACTCGGCGGCCAAGTTTGCGCTGGACGGCTTCTTCGGCTCCCTGCGGCGGGAGCTGGACGTGCAGGACGTGAACGTGGCCATCACCATGTGCGTCCTGGGCCTCCGAGATCGCGCCTCCGCCGCCGAGGCAGTCAG GGGAGTCACGAGGGTCAAGGCGGCCCCGGGGCCCAAGGCAGCCCTGGCCGTGATCCGCGGCGGCGCCACGCGCGCGGCCGGCGTCTTCTACCCGTGGCGTTTCCGCCTGCTGTGCTTGCTCCGGCGCTGGCTGCCGCGCCCGCGGGCCTGGTTTATCCGCCAGGAGCTCAACGTCACGGCCGCGGCTGCAGCCTGA
- the HSD11B1L gene encoding hydroxysteroid 11-beta-dehydrogenase 1-like protein isoform X12 → MKVLLLTGLGALFFAYYWDDNFDPASLQGARVLLTGANAGVGEELAYHYARLGSHLVLTAHTEALLQKVVGNCRKLGAPKVFYIAADMASPEAPESVVQFALDKLGGLDYLVLNHIGGAPAGTRARSPQATRWLMQVNFVSYVQLTSRALPSLTDSKGSLVVVSSLLGRVPTSFSTPYSAAKFALDGFFGSLRRELDVQDVNVAITMCVLGLRDRASAAEAVRSSTSRPRLQPEHRGVPLQSQTAMFLPPTVPGARTLTETPLRGWPQPKMKSSRQKSKTEKNDGHLEPVTAWEVQVPRVRRLCRGLARPHLFGHD, encoded by the exons ATGAAGGTGCTTCTCCTCACAGGGCTGGGGGCCCTGTTCTTCGCCTATTATTGGGATGACAACTTTGACCCAG CCAGCCTCCAGGGAGCGCGAGTGCTGCTGACAGGGGCCAATGCTGGTGTTGGTGAGGAGCTGGCCTATCACTACGCGCGTCTGGGCTCCCACCTGGTGCTCACTGCCCACACTGAGGCTCTCCTGCAGAAG GTGGTAGGGAACTGCCGGAAGCTGGGCGCCCCCAAGGTCTTCTACATCGCGGCGGacatggcctcccctgaggcgcCCGAGAGCGTGGTGCAGTTTGCGCTGGACAAGCTGG GCGGGCTGGACTACCTCGTGCTGAACCACATCGGCGGCGCCCCGGCCGGCACGCGAGCCCGCAGCCCCCAGGCAACTCGCTGGCTCATGCAG GTAAACTTTGTGAGCTACGTGCAACTGACGTCGCGGGCGCTGCCCAGCCTGACAGACAGCAAGGGCTCCCTGGTGGTGGTGTCCTCGCTGCTCG GCCGCGTGCCCACGTCGTTCTCCACTCCGTACTCGGCGGCCAAGTTTGCGCTGGACGGCTTCTTCGGCTCCCTGCGGCGGGAGCTGGACGTGCAGGACGTGAACGTGGCCATCACCATGTGCGTCCTGGGCCTCCGAGATCGCGCCTCCGCCGCCGAGGCAGTCAG GAGCTCAACGTCACGGCCGCGGCTGCAGCCTGAGCACCGGGGGGTGCCCCTCCAGTCCCAGACGGCAATGTTCCTCCCTCCAACTGTCCCTGGAGCCAGAACACTCACAGAGACACCCCTGAGAGGGTGGCCACAGCCCAAAATgaagtcatcaagacagaaaagcAAAACCGAGAAAAACGACGGGCACCTGGAACCAGTCACGGCTTGGGAGGTGCAGGTGCCCCGTGTTAGGCGCCTTTGTCGGGGACTTGCAAGGCCTCACCTGTTTGGCCATGATTGA
- the HSD11B1L gene encoding hydroxysteroid 11-beta-dehydrogenase 1-like protein isoform X5: MTTLTQQVRWRGKRCCRGEAHGQLWPPQVVGNCRKLGAPKVFYIAADMASPEAPESVVQFALDKLGGLDYLVLNHIGGAPAGTRARSPQATRWLMQVNFVSYVQLTSRALPSLTDSKGSLVVVSSLLGRVPTSFSTPYSAAKFALDGFFGSLRRELDVQDVNVAITMCVLGLRDRASAAEAVRGVTRVKAAPGPKAALAVIRGGATRAAGVFYPWRFRLLCLLRRWLPRPRAWFIRQELNVTAAAAA; encoded by the exons ATGACAACTTTGACCCAG CAGGTGCGGTGGAGGGGGAAGCGCTGCTGTAGAGGAGAGGCCCACGGGCAGCTCTGGCCCCCCCAGGTGGTAGGGAACTGCCGGAAGCTGGGCGCCCCCAAGGTCTTCTACATCGCGGCGGacatggcctcccctgaggcgcCCGAGAGCGTGGTGCAGTTTGCGCTGGACAAGCTGG GCGGGCTGGACTACCTCGTGCTGAACCACATCGGCGGCGCCCCGGCCGGCACGCGAGCCCGCAGCCCCCAGGCAACTCGCTGGCTCATGCAG GTAAACTTTGTGAGCTACGTGCAACTGACGTCGCGGGCGCTGCCCAGCCTGACAGACAGCAAGGGCTCCCTGGTGGTGGTGTCCTCGCTGCTCG GCCGCGTGCCCACGTCGTTCTCCACTCCGTACTCGGCGGCCAAGTTTGCGCTGGACGGCTTCTTCGGCTCCCTGCGGCGGGAGCTGGACGTGCAGGACGTGAACGTGGCCATCACCATGTGCGTCCTGGGCCTCCGAGATCGCGCCTCCGCCGCCGAGGCAGTCAG GGGAGTCACGAGGGTCAAGGCGGCCCCGGGGCCCAAGGCAGCCCTGGCCGTGATCCGCGGCGGCGCCACGCGCGCGGCCGGCGTCTTCTACCCGTGGCGTTTCCGCCTGCTGTGCTTGCTCCGGCGCTGGCTGCCGCGCCCGCGGGCCTGGTTTATCCGCCAGGAGCTCAACGTCACGGCCGCGGCTGCAGCCTGA
- the HSD11B1L gene encoding hydroxysteroid 11-beta-dehydrogenase 1-like protein isoform X6: MKVLLLTGLGALFFAYYWDDNFDPASLQGARVLLTGANAGVGEELAYHYARLGSHLVLTAHTEALLQKQVRWRGKRCCRGEAHGQLWPPQVVGNCRKLGAPKVFYIAADMASPEAPESVVQFALDKLGGLDYLVLNHIGGAPAGTRARSPQATRWLMQVNFVSYVQLTSRALPSLTDSKGSLVVVSSLLGRVPTSFSTPYSAAKFALDGFFGSLRRELDVQDVNVAITMCVLGLRDRASAAEAVR; encoded by the exons ATGAAGGTGCTTCTCCTCACAGGGCTGGGGGCCCTGTTCTTCGCCTATTATTGGGATGACAACTTTGACCCAG CCAGCCTCCAGGGAGCGCGAGTGCTGCTGACAGGGGCCAATGCTGGTGTTGGTGAGGAGCTGGCCTATCACTACGCGCGTCTGGGCTCCCACCTGGTGCTCACTGCCCACACTGAGGCTCTCCTGCAGAAG CAGGTGCGGTGGAGGGGGAAGCGCTGCTGTAGAGGAGAGGCCCACGGGCAGCTCTGGCCCCCCCAGGTGGTAGGGAACTGCCGGAAGCTGGGCGCCCCCAAGGTCTTCTACATCGCGGCGGacatggcctcccctgaggcgcCCGAGAGCGTGGTGCAGTTTGCGCTGGACAAGCTGG GCGGGCTGGACTACCTCGTGCTGAACCACATCGGCGGCGCCCCGGCCGGCACGCGAGCCCGCAGCCCCCAGGCAACTCGCTGGCTCATGCAG GTAAACTTTGTGAGCTACGTGCAACTGACGTCGCGGGCGCTGCCCAGCCTGACAGACAGCAAGGGCTCCCTGGTGGTGGTGTCCTCGCTGCTCG GCCGCGTGCCCACGTCGTTCTCCACTCCGTACTCGGCGGCCAAGTTTGCGCTGGACGGCTTCTTCGGCTCCCTGCGGCGGGAGCTGGACGTGCAGGACGTGAACGTGGCCATCACCATGTGCGTCCTGGGCCTCCGAGATCGCGCCTCCGCCGCCGAGGCAGTCAG atga